The window ATCTGGCACTGGAGAAGAGGAAGCTCAATCCATTCTTTCTGGCAGCTTCTTGAGCGTCGTGGGCACCTGGTACGTCACTGCCATCATTATCATCAAATATATCTGGCCAGATAAAGAGATGACCCCAGGGGACATCCTGACTAGGTGGGTAAGAACCCCTGGGGAACCCACCACTTGGGCCCGTGGAGTTGCTGGCCACCATCAAAAGGCCACACAAGTGCTCTTCTCAGGCCTCGTTTGCTCACCAGAGCTTGACCCATTGGTCATTGTAGGAAGGAGGCAAGAGGTCCTTATCTCTTTTCATTGGAGGGGAGAGTGAGAACCAGACCCAGGGAGACTTTGCCACCAATATCCAAAAGATGAGCTATCATGAGACTAGGCCCCTGCTTATGGAGCCTACCATGGTGAACTTGGACATTTTTGCAACTTGTGCTTATCTGTAATTTCTCTATCTTCTATACAGTATAATCTGTTttgtcatgtaaaaaaaaaaaatcctgtttttgaagagaaagggaagcaaaagccCCAGTGCAGGATCCAGAAATTCCAGATTTTGGTCCCAGGAGGGTCTTCCAGAGCTTCAGTTTAATGACCTGTGAAATGGAgatgctccctctccctgtttccAGACTTAGGGGGGGTTGAACATGTGGAATAGTGGTTGGGGAGTGGGCATGGTGGGCTGAGTGAAGAATACGGGAATGAGCCATGGGTTGGTGGCTCTGGGGGGTTCACAGGCAGCAGATTCTTATGTGTTTGTCCACAGGCCAGCTTCCTGGGTAGCCGTATTCAATGCTATGCCCACCATCTGCTTCGGATTTCAGGTGCCAGTTGCAAGTTTCCTGTCGTCCTCTTAGCTCACTCCCCCCTCCCTGGGCTGGAATCCACATTACAGGGAGGATGGGGACATCCTGGGAAGAAAGAGTCAGGGCCCTGGGACATGTCCCTTTTCCCCGTGGCCTTTGTCCCCAAAGTACCTCCCTCTGGAAACTGAGGAAGGGGTCACTTCACCCCATAACCGTGACCTTCACCCTAACAGTGCCATGTGAGCAGTGTGCCCGTCTTTAACAGCATGCAGCGGCCCAAGGTGAAGACCTGGGGTGGAGTGGTGACAGCCGCCATGGTCATAGCCCTCGCTGTCTACATGGGCACAGGTGAGTGCTCCCCTCTGAGGGCTGGGCTTGGAATGCTCCTGGTTTCCCTCCTTGGCTCCAAGTCCCCTGGCCCAGCTCTTCTGGAGACAGCCCTGCACTCCCAGCATATCAGACACTTCCATAGGCATTGGCTTGACCCTGGGCTGCCTTGGGCCTCCTCTGTGGGCCCAAATGAGAGAGAcatattcatccattcactcagcAGCTTCAGTCAGTGCCTAGTAAGTGCCAGGAACTATTCCCAGCATGGAGGATGCCGCGAAGATTGACAGACATGGTTCTGCTCTCATGGAATTGACAATCTAGCTAAAGAGAGTCTTACAAGAGTAAATCAGGGATCAGTAAAGCATTCCAGGCAGTGGTGAGTGCCACCATGACAGTCAAACAGGGGAGATGTGCGTGGGACTAGAAAAGTGGTGACAGCTGCCATGGTTCGCAGGAAAGAAGTGGTTCACAGAAGGCTCCTCTCTGAAGGGGTGACATCTGGGGAGGCCCCAGTGGTGAGAAAGAGCCAGAATCTGAAGGGCCaggagaagagcattccagacagGCAGAAAATGCCAAGCccctgaggcagagacagaaaggtCTGGAGTGGAGTGAGTTGGGAGCAAGTGGCAGGCAGTAAGGCCAGACAGGGGACTGATAGGTCCGATTGGGCCTGAGGACTGGGGGAACTAGAGAGGAAGTGTTTCAAGCAGGAGCATGTCTCAGCAAAAAATGGCTGTGGGCGCCATGCGGGGAATGATTTAGATGACAGAGCAGGACAGAAGACCTTCCGCAGGTGTAATGGGGCCAGCACTGTCCTTCCTCTGAAGACAAAGCCAGGAGCCAAAGAGGCAACTAGGCAGAGTCCCTGTCCTTCTGGGGCTCGTGTTCTGGCTGGGGAGACACAGTGaacaagtgtttaaaaaaaaaaatgcagggatctctgggtggcgcagcggtttggcgcctgcctttggcccagggcgcgatcctggagacccgggatcgaatcccacatcaggctcccggtgcatggagcctgcttctccctccgcctgtgtctctgcctctctctctctctctctctgtgactatcataaataaataaaaattaaaaaaaaaatgcagagagagaggcgtGCTCTGAGAAAAGTAGAGCTGGGTGATGTGAGTGAGTGCCCAGTGTCAGGAGCATCGTGGACACACAGGGTGGATACCTTCTCTGAGGAAGGGCTGTCTGGGCTTAGACCTGAACGCTGAGGGGATGGAGGTGTGAAGGGCTGGGCAGACAATATGAGTGTTGACACTCTGACACGGGGAACGGGAACGAGAACATGCTGGGCTAGCTCAAGATGACAAAGGTGGTGGTGCGGATGGGCTGTGAGGCCTCGggtcccagcctccagagctgccCCAGGACACTCCCCATCTGGTGCACCACCCAGGAGTGAATGGCCGCCCCCCTTCCCCCTACCAGGGTTGCTCCTGCCCAGCCCTCTTGTCCCTGTCCTCAGGCATCTGTGGCTTCCTGACCTTTGGGGCTGCTGTGGATCCCGATGTGCTCCTGTCCTACCCCTCAGAGGACATGGCCGTGGCTGTTGCCCGCGCCTTCATCATCCTCAGCGTGCTCACCTCCTACCCCATCCTGCACTTCTGCGGGCGGTGAGCTCCCTCCTTACCCCATAGGGTGCTTCCTCTTCTCAGGGCTCACAAAAGCCCTTTGGACATGGTCCTTTGACCTTCTGTGAGTCCTTTCCTGAACACCTAGTCTTGTGGGTTCCCAGACCCTTCCTTTTCAGGAGAATCAGTGTCAGTTCCCAGGGGGCCAGGCCAGGCACTGAGCGTGTCACGTCCACCATCCCATCCAGTCTCCGTGGCAGCCACCGGAAGAGTCCTGTCAGGCCCACTTCACAGAACAGGAAACAGGCTTGGGAGCTTAGGGCCAGACCCCCAGTCCACCCACTCAGAGGCCTGGCTCCGTGAGCTGGAGGTAGGGGCCTCTGATCCACTGTCTTTGTGGGCAGGGCTGTGGTCGAAGGCTTATGGCTGCGCTACCAGGGGATGCCGGTGGAGGAGGACGTGGGGCGGGAGCAGCGGCGGCGTGTGCTGCAGACGCTGGTCTGGTTCCTGCTCACCCTGCTGCTGGCCCTCTTCATCCCTGACATCGGCAAGGTCATCTCGGTCATTGGAGGCCTGGCTGCCTGCTTCATCTTTGTCTTCCCAGGTGGGCACTCCCGGCACCCCCACAGCATTGGCCTCCCTTGCTTTGTATCTCCCTTGCTTGCCTCAGTACCTCCCTTGCTTTCCTGCCTGAAGAACTACCACTAGTGCTTATTAATCACCCGACTTAGGCTCTGTGctgacccctgcccctcctgaAAAGAAGCTACAGGTGTTATCTCCACTTTGCTGGTGAGATGGGAGGAAGTTAACATACTCAACTATTGAGTAACAGCTTTTCTGATGCAGGTCTGTCTGGGTGTGCAGCCTGCACTCATCACCTTTCATGCACATACCTGTTGCTGCCTGACTGTGAGGGGTTGAGCTGGTTCAGCCCATTATAGGCAAGACGGCCATGGGGTCTGGTGCAGAAGTCGGGAGACCTGTGTTTCAGACACGATTCTGCCGCCAGATCTCCAAGGAAGTGGTCCCATGTGCCCAGCCACGAGTTCCGCCTGTACCCAGTTTATTCCTCTCCAAGAGGCCAGCTTGAAAGCTGCTGCCACTTTGCCTGGACCAGGGGGACCACTTCTTAGAAGTAACTGGAAGGGCCCTGGGTATGGTGGGGGCTACTGCTATATCATCTTCCATGGCTGCCCCTGTTAGCTCTGAGGTTCCTGTGTAGCCTAGGAAGTGCCTGTCAGATGCTGGCCTCTTCTGGAGGAGCAGATGCAAGGCCTCCA is drawn from Vulpes lagopus strain Blue_001 chromosome 8, ASM1834538v1, whole genome shotgun sequence and contains these coding sequences:
- the SLC38A7 gene encoding putative sodium-coupled neutral amino acid transporter 7 isoform X3; this translates as MAQGMLVFIISGLVILAYCSQASNERTYQEVVWAVCGKLTGVLCEVTIAIYTFGTCIAFLIIIGDQQDKIIAVMAKEPEGGGSSPWYTDRKFTISLTAVLFILPLSIPREIGFQKYASFLSVVGTWYVTAIIIIKYIWPDKEMTPGDILTRPASWVAVFNAMPTICFGFQCHVSSVPVFNSMQRPKVKTWGGVVTAAMVIALAVYMGTGICGFLTFGAAVDPDVLLSYPSEDMAVAVARAFIILSVLTSYPILHFCGRAVVEGLWLRYQGMPVEEDVGREQRRRVLQTLVWFLLTLLLALFIPDIGKVISVIGGLAACFIFVFPGLCLIQAKLSEMEEVKPASWWALVSYGILLVTLGAFIFGQTTTNAIFVDLLA
- the SLC38A7 gene encoding putative sodium-coupled neutral amino acid transporter 7 isoform X4 codes for the protein MLVFIISGLVILAYCSQASNERTYQEVVWAVCGKLTGVLCEVTIAIYTFGTCIAFLIIIGDQQDKIIAVMAKEPEGGGSSPWYTDRKFTISLTAVLFILPLSIPREIGFQKYASFLSVVGTWYVTAIIIIKYIWPDKEMTPGDILTRPASWVAVFNAMPTICFGFQCHVSSVPVFNSMQRPKVKTWGGVVTAAMVIALAVYMGTGICGFLTFGAAVDPDVLLSYPSEDMAVAVARAFIILSVLTSYPILHFCGRAVVEGLWLRYQGMPVEEDVGREQRRRVLQTLVWFLLTLLLALFIPDIGKVISVIGGLAACFIFVFPGLCLIQAKLSEMEEVKPASWWALVSYGILLVTLGAFIFGQTTTNAIFVDLLA